One Gemmatimonadaceae bacterium genomic region harbors:
- the ricT gene encoding regulatory iron-sulfur-containing complex subunit RicT — MAHLIEVAFKGNRKDFFIWEQDEIPPLKAPVVVEADRGEDVGRVHAVGEQAARRNAGASHGYGSALPARRARRLAGTEDLRRLAELRDQDDEARRRAQERVKANDLPMKVSDAEWQWDRKKLTFYFTADKRVDFRNLVRELASTFRTRIELKQIGVRDEAKRLDGVGRCGRQYCSASWLPELLPVNLGVAKDQRLSLNPTQISGACGRLMCCLRYEHEFYVKSRKRFPKEGRPLVTSRGEEKVLAVDIFRERVTLRGVDGEPRIVPLAELREDVATFDPNAAWLRARPVDAEAPELVSADREADAALESEPADEPAPSAAADEPPAVEPASSEAAPGVEAGAAPSGERRPHRRRGRRGGRRNRGGPGSTGPGPSSSGA; from the coding sequence GTGGCGCATCTCATCGAAGTCGCATTCAAGGGCAACCGCAAGGACTTCTTCATCTGGGAGCAGGACGAGATCCCGCCGCTCAAGGCGCCGGTCGTCGTCGAGGCCGACCGGGGTGAAGACGTGGGACGCGTGCACGCCGTGGGCGAGCAGGCGGCCAGGCGCAACGCGGGCGCCTCGCACGGATACGGATCGGCACTCCCGGCGCGCCGGGCGCGCCGGCTGGCCGGCACGGAGGACCTGCGCCGGCTCGCCGAGTTGCGCGATCAGGACGACGAAGCGCGCCGCCGCGCCCAGGAGCGCGTGAAGGCCAACGATCTGCCCATGAAAGTGTCCGATGCCGAGTGGCAGTGGGACCGCAAGAAGCTGACGTTCTACTTCACGGCCGACAAACGCGTCGACTTCCGCAATCTGGTGCGCGAATTGGCCTCGACGTTCCGCACGCGCATCGAACTCAAGCAGATCGGCGTCCGCGACGAGGCCAAGCGGCTGGACGGCGTGGGGCGATGCGGGCGGCAGTACTGCTCGGCGTCGTGGCTGCCCGAGTTGCTGCCGGTGAACCTGGGAGTGGCCAAGGACCAGCGGCTGTCGCTCAATCCGACGCAGATCTCGGGCGCCTGCGGGCGGCTGATGTGCTGCCTGCGCTACGAGCACGAGTTCTACGTGAAGAGTCGCAAGCGGTTCCCCAAGGAGGGGCGGCCGCTGGTGACGTCGCGGGGTGAGGAGAAGGTGTTGGCGGTGGATATCTTCCGGGAGCGCGTGACGTTGCGCGGCGTGGACGGTGAACCGCGCATCGTACCCCTGGCCGAGCTGCGCGAAGACGTGGCGACATTCGACCCGAACGCGGCCTGGCTGCGCGCGCGCCCGGTTGATGCCGAAGCGCCGGAACTGGTGAGCGCCGATCGTGAAGCGGACGCGGCACTGGAATCCGAGCCGGCCGATGAGCCCGCACCGTCCGCGGCGGCCGACGAGCCTCCAGCCGTGGAGCCGGCGTCGTCCGAGGCTGCGCCGGGCGTCGAGGCGGGAGCGGCCCCGAGCGGGGAGCGCCGTCCGCACCGCCGCCGTGGCCGCCGCGGCGGCCGGCGGAACCGCGGGGGGCCGGGCTCCACCGGCCCCGGCCCGTCTTCATCCGGAGCGTAA